Part of the Novosphingobium sp. KA1 genome is shown below.
CTCGATCCCGGTCTCTTCCCAGTTGCCCGCCTCGTCCTTTCCGGTCGAGAACCGGCCGCGCACGCGGAACGCGCCCTTGCCGGTCTCGTAGGCGTGGCTGATCGCCTCGGGGCTGTCGACCACCAGGCCGCCGGTCGCGAAGTCCGGGCCGTGGAACACCTGCATGAGCTGGTCATGCTCGGCCTGGGGATTGTCGATCAGCATCATCGTCGCATCGATGATCTCGGCGACGTTGTGGCTGGGGATCGAGGTGGCCATGCCCACGGCGATGCCGGTCGAGCCGTTCGCCAGCAGGTTCGGGAACATGCCGGGGAAGATGTCCGGCTCGCTCTCTTCGCCGTTGTAGGTGGGAACGAAATCGACGGTGCCTTCGTCCAGCCCCGCCATCAGGTGGATCGCCGTGCGTGTCAGGCGCGCTTCGGTATAGCGGTAGGCGGCGGCGTTATCGCCGTCGATATTGCCGAAGTTGCCCTGCCCCTGCACCAGCGGATAGCGCAGCGAGAAGTCCTGCGCGAGGCGGACCATCGCATCGTAGACTGAGGCGTCGCCATGCGGGTGGTATTTGCCGATGACGTCGCCGACGACGCGGGCCGACTTCTTGTAGGCACTGGCGGGATCGAGCTTGAGCTGCCGCATCGCCCAGAGCAGGCGGCGGTGCACCGGCTTCATCCCGTCGCGCAAGTCCGGCAGCGAGCGCGCCGTGATCGTCGAGAGCGCATAGACGAGGTAGCGCTGCGAGAGCGCGGCATCGAAAGGCGCGTCGACAATGGCGTCGAACGGATCGGAGTCTTCGTCGGTCGTGGTCACCATGCGCGGAACCTAGCAGCGCCCCGCCCGGTGCCAAGTCGGATTCCAGCGTTTTCCAGAGCTTGGTTTCCCGATTCGTTCCGATTTATCGCGATCAGCCGATCTGCATGTCCCGCGAGAGGCCGGGGATGCGCACTTCAAGGCCGTCGAGCGCGTCCGTCAGTTCGATCTGGCAGGCAAGGCGGCTGGTGCGGGTGACGCCGGCGGCAAGGTCCAGCATGTCTTCCTCGTCGTTGGAGGCAGGCTCCAGAACGTCGAACCAGTCGGGCGAGACGATCACGTGACAGGTGGAACAGGCCATCTGCCCCTCGCAGGTTCCCTCAAGCGGCATGCCGCAGCGCTGCGCAAGCGCAAGCAGGCGCGTGCCCGGTTCGGCCTCGGCCGTGACGGAGGCTCCTTCGGCGGTAACAAATCTGACGTTCAACAATTCAGACTCCCTGCACCGCTGCCGCGGCTTCTATTCGTGTGCAGGCATCCTCGATTTCCCTGAGGCCACTATATCTCCCGAATCCCAGACGGATAGAGCTTTTGGCCTCCGCGTCCGAAAGTCCCAGTGCCTTGAGCACGTGACTGGGCCGTCCCGAGCCGCTGGCGCAGGCGGAACCGGCGGAAAACGCGATGTTCCGAAGGTCCGACATCAGCCGCGCGACATCGAGCCCCGCCAGCCGCAGATTGAGGTTTCCGCGCCAGCGATGCTCGGCCGAGCCGTTCAGCACCCAGCGGGCAAGGATAGCGCGGGCGTGGGCCCAGAGCATTTCGACATGGGCAGCATCCTCGTCCATGCGGGTCGCCGCCAATGCCGCCGCCGCGCCGAACCCGGCACAGAGCGCGGGGCTCAGCGTGCCGGAGCGCAGCCCCTGCTCCTGACCGCCGCCGTGGATCAGCGGCTTGAGGTCGATCCCATCGCGAATCCACAGCGCACCGATGCCCTTGGGGCCGTAGAGCTTGTGCGCCGAGATCGCGATCAGGTCCGCGCCCTGGGGCGCGGCGAGCTTGCCCGCGCCCTGCACCGCGTCACACAGGAACAGCGCGCCTGCCCGGTGCGCCGCCTCGGCCAGCGCCTCGACCGGCTGGATCGTGCCGATCTCGTTGTTGACCTGCATCACCGCGACAAGGCCGGCCCCCTCCGGGATCGATGCATCGCTGGCGATCAGTCCTTGGCCATCGACGGGCAGCACCGACACCTCGGGATCGATCGCCCGCGCGGTGTCCAGCACGGCGGCATGCTCGATGGCCGAAACGGCGAGACGCCGCGCGCCGCAGCCCTGCAGCGCGAGGTTGATCGCCTCGGTAGCGCCCGAGGTGAAGATCACCCTCCCCCCCGGCGGCAAAAGCGCCGCAACCTGCTCGCGCGCGACCTCGACGATGGCGGCGCCGCCGCGCCCCGGCCGATGCGGGCTGTGCGGATTGGCGAACCCCATGCCCTCAGGCCCGCCCAGCCATGGCAGCATGGCGTCGCGCGCCTCCGGGGCGAGCGGGGTGGTGGCCTGGTAGTCAAGGTAGATCACGCGTTCACCTGCACCCAGGCCTCGGCAAAGGCATCGAGTTCGGCGGGCGTGGTGTTCCAGCCGATGCTCACACGCACGGTGCGGCGGGCAAGATCCTCGTCGATGCCGAAGCCCTTCAGCACCCGGCTCTGCTTGAGCGTGCCCGAGGAACAGGCGCTGCCCGCCGAGATCGCGAAGCCCATCGCATCCATGCGGATGAGCATCGCCGTCGCCGCCAGACGCGGCGCGGCCACGGCAAAGATATGCGAGCATTGCACCCCGGGCTGGATCACCTCGCCATGCCTGAACAGCGCGTTCTTGAAATCGAACAGCTGCTCGGCCGTGGTTGCCCAGTCCTCCAGCCCGCGCGCCTCGAGCGCCGCTGCAAAGCCCATCGCGCCGGGCAGGTTTTCGGTGCCCGCACGGTAGCCGCGCTCCTGCCCGCCGCTCGGCTCCAGCATGGCCCAGTCCTTCACCAGCAGCGCGCCGATGCCGATCGGGCCGCCCAGCTTGTGCGCCGACAGCACCACCATGTCGGCATCGGGAAGCGGCGCCTTGCCGGCGCTTTGCGAACAGTCCGCCAGCACCAGCCCGCCCGCCGCGCGCACCTGCTCGATCAGCGGATTGCGTGCGTAGGGCAGCAAGATCGTGCCGGTTTCCGAATTGACCGACTGGACCGCGACCACCGCCCGTCCACCGTCAGCCAACGCAGCCGCCAGAGCCTCGGGATCGACCTCGCCTTCCCGCACCGGCAATTCCTGCGCATCGGGCGCGGCACGAAACACCGCATCGTGCTCCACCGCCGAGACCAGCCGCCGCTCCGCCCTGGCCCGGCCAAGCCCGATCGCCAGGGCCTCGCTGGCGCCCGAGGTGAAAATCAGTTCACCCTGCCAGCCGAGCGCCTGTTTCACCCGTTCGCGCGCCTGCTCCAGCGCGGCGCGGGCGGCGCGTCCGGCCTTGTGCGGACTGGACGGATTCGCCCAGATCGCCGCACCTTCAAGCCAGGCTTCGCGCGCTTCGGGCATGATCGGAGTGGTCGCGGCGTGATCGAGATAGATCGTTTGAGAGGCCATGTTCTGCAAAAGTTGTTTTTGGGCCCAGTGTTTCTATATAGCGATCCATTCCTTTACCACTCCCGTGAATGTCGTTGCGGCCAATGGCCGGCGGTATTTCGCGGGAGTTTCAACAGGTCAGGCCCGCAAAACACATGCCATCAGTCATCTTTCCCGGACCCGAAGGCCGCCTCGAAGGCCGCTTCCAGCCCGCAACGCGCCCGCGCGCACCGGTGGCGATGATCCTCCACCCGCACCCGCAGGCGGGCGGCACGATGAACGACCGCATCACCCAGCACCTCTACAAGACGTTCGTGGCGCGCGGCTTCGCGACGCTGCGCTTCAACTTCCGCGGTGTCGGCCGCAGCCAGGGCAGCTTCGACAACGGCGTGGGCGAACTGTCCGACGCGGCAGCGGCGCTCGACTGGGTGCAGTCGATCCACCCCGAGGCTTCGTCCACCTGGATCGCGGGCTATTCGTTCGGCGCGCTGATCGGCATGCAGCTGCTGATGCGCCGCCCGGAAATCCGCGGCTTCATCTCGGTGGCGCCGCCGGCCAACATGTACGACTTCTCGTTCCTCGCCCCCTGCCCGGCCTCGGGCATCATCGTCCAGGGCGCGGCGGACACGGTGGTGACGCCCAATGCCGTGCAGAAGCTGGTCGACAAGCTGCGCACGCAGAAGCACATCACCATCCACCACGACGAGATCCCGCGCGCGAACCACTTCTTCGAGAACGAGATGGACGACCTGATGCGCTCGGTCGACAACTACCTCGACATGCGCCTCGCGCCGGATTGCCCGATCAAGTAATCGGCGCGAGACCGCGGACCGGAAAACACGAGGCGTCGGAGAGCTACTCCGGCGCCTTTTCCTTTGCTGCCGCCGCCACCGTCTCGCCGCGGCCCGTCGGCACCACCAGGATCGCCACGTTCACCGCCA
Proteins encoded:
- a CDS encoding 2Fe-2S iron-sulfur cluster-binding protein, with product MLNVRFVTAEGASVTAEAEPGTRLLALAQRCGMPLEGTCEGQMACSTCHVIVSPDWFDVLEPASNDEEDMLDLAAGVTRTSRLACQIELTDALDGLEVRIPGLSRDMQIG
- a CDS encoding cysteine desulfurase family protein — its product is MASQTIYLDHAATTPIMPEAREAWLEGAAIWANPSSPHKAGRAARAALEQARERVKQALGWQGELIFTSGASEALAIGLGRARAERRLVSAVEHDAVFRAAPDAQELPVREGEVDPEALAAALADGGRAVVAVQSVNSETGTILLPYARNPLIEQVRAAGGLVLADCSQSAGKAPLPDADMVVLSAHKLGGPIGIGALLVKDWAMLEPSGGQERGYRAGTENLPGAMGFAAALEARGLEDWATTAEQLFDFKNALFRHGEVIQPGVQCSHIFAVAAPRLAATAMLIRMDAMGFAISAGSACSSGTLKQSRVLKGFGIDEDLARRTVRVSIGWNTTPAELDAFAEAWVQVNA
- a CDS encoding alpha/beta hydrolase, which translates into the protein MPSVIFPGPEGRLEGRFQPATRPRAPVAMILHPHPQAGGTMNDRITQHLYKTFVARGFATLRFNFRGVGRSQGSFDNGVGELSDAAAALDWVQSIHPEASSTWIAGYSFGALIGMQLLMRRPEIRGFISVAPPANMYDFSFLAPCPASGIIVQGAADTVVTPNAVQKLVDKLRTQKHITIHHDEIPRANHFFENEMDDLMRSVDNYLDMRLAPDCPIK
- a CDS encoding cysteine desulfurase family protein encodes the protein MIYLDYQATTPLAPEARDAMLPWLGGPEGMGFANPHSPHRPGRGGAAIVEVAREQVAALLPPGGRVIFTSGATEAINLALQGCGARRLAVSAIEHAAVLDTARAIDPEVSVLPVDGQGLIASDASIPEGAGLVAVMQVNNEIGTIQPVEALAEAAHRAGALFLCDAVQGAGKLAAPQGADLIAISAHKLYGPKGIGALWIRDGIDLKPLIHGGGQEQGLRSGTLSPALCAGFGAAAALAATRMDEDAAHVEMLWAHARAILARWVLNGSAEHRWRGNLNLRLAGLDVARLMSDLRNIAFSAGSACASGSGRPSHVLKALGLSDAEAKSSIRLGFGRYSGLREIEDACTRIEAAAAVQGV